The following DNA comes from Rhipicephalus microplus isolate Deutch F79 chromosome 6, USDA_Rmic, whole genome shotgun sequence.
gagggcgcggaacgacaacaacgctggactttgagtgagtgattctcggaagagtatcatcccgacttttgttccaagaactttggactggataggtttctatctctttagtctttaagtgtcttggttgttcaatgcatgcgactgcattgtagagcgtatcgttcgttgtctatgtccgttgttttgagtgtggctgattgtactgtgtggtacgttgtttgattggtgacgtattgtatgtaactattgtggagtgtgcattcttgcgtttgttttcgatctgccatttttgagaatatagaatttgttttgtttatcaactctcggctctgacttgttctttaaaccacagccggcgtccgctggcgcaccaaaaaggaccacttctaaattgtccacgctttcgtggtgcggttcggggggccgatacttcgacccttggaattagcccggcgattgcctccctaattaacgggaccggtgtgtgACAACAGACTATAGCCGTGTTTAGCGGTTATATGTACTATTGTGTCTCCGTCTAGACTGAGGTGTTTTAATACCATGCTCCTTTATTGTACGCGCTCTCGCGTGTCTACTGCCTCAACGTACCTTAGTGGAACTATACACACAGGAGGCCTAGAAATTCAACCTCAGTAGATTCTATTTGTCCAAATGAAATAAAAACGAGCAATTTCAGTTACTCTttttgacaagaaaaaaaagtcagcTACTAGTTACATATGTTAATCAAAGTTATTTTATAAGAGGAGCGACACACATAGTCATGAGAGCAAACCAGGTCTGATATTGTCAGTCAAAATAAAACAATGCAATACTTTTGCAAAACAATTTTTAGCCATCTTGTCTGGATCATTTCGATGAAATTCAACGCTGATTTTCTTTAAACGTCCCTTAATGTTGCAAGTCTTGCTGAGCTTGCGATTCTTATATTTTTTAGAATTTTATCAGGAAAAAAGTACACGATGTGGCTAGAAAATTTTGGCTGAATAAGCATGCTACCTTCTGTTGATTTCTGAGAAATATTTTTGGCTTCAGCACCTTACACAAAAACGGGACTCGTAAACTTTAGATCAGCAAGACACTGTTGCTCAAAAATCAAAGTTTGTGGTTTTCAGGACACGTGCTGTCAGTGATGAAAGCCTAAATTGCTGTAAACCCATAGTGCAAGATCTGTGAACTTACAAAAAATGAATTTCGTTGGTCAAAACGCCCTAaagtttcagtgataggcctaaTAAGTGGTAACGTCTGCAAAATTTGCAAGATTAGCTTCTTTCATTTGCTggtaaaaacttttttttctacagACATTTGAAGTTTTTTGGAACAAAAATGTTGATTTCTCTTTTGTGAGAGAAATCCCCAGCTTATATGAACATTCTGCAAAAAACGAAAATCACTACATTCCTGTAAAATTCGTGACATTTCATCTGTACTCCTGGGATCACCAAGTAGCACTAATATTTAGGTCAACGTTGAAGAGCCTCACATGCTCAAAATGTTCAGAGCACTCAACTATTGCGTGTCTCGTAATCATGCCGTGATTGCACAACATTGACCTTCATATATCATGAGTGTCAAGCTATGTTTTAAGACTTTCCTTACTGGTTTAATGCTGGATAATCATCTGTTAAACAGGCATGTCTGCACATGTCGTGCTATAATGCTGTACGCCTTCTTGATCTCCTTGCTTCAAAGgactccactttttttttcaaagataaACAACTCAATAACACTTTATTGACGCTGTTAAATGTAGCAGATAGCAGCGCTTCGAAACGTTCTCGCTCTCGGCAGTTGAGCTGCCGTACAAGTTGGCGCTGGCAGGGGGCAGAGTTCGTATGAACGTAAAAGCCTTACTTGTAAGTGACACTTTTTGGCAAAATTTGCCTTAGCAACGAGAACTGAGATGTTGTGTGTCATCTTTGAAGTACTTATACGCTGAATTGCTGTTAATGAACGCTTCCCATATAAGAATTATGTGTTTCAGATTTTATCGTAACTAACGTTTCAAGTACGTTCAAGTGTATTATTTCaaacatgtttttctttattgcttgaCTTACCGCAAAACTTCATATTGTAAGAGTACTTGCACTTAGCGGAAAAGAAACAATACAGGAAGTGAAGCTTCTTGAACTTTCCGTGAGTGTTTCATTCATTCTACGTGTGCACAACGTAAATCAGATGTGAAACACATTCGGCGCACACGGCATTACAATACAAAAGATTAAAAAAATGAGTACTATGTTATTTGCGTAAGGCTACTGAGTTTTTCAGCATCTTGGTCTTACAATAATTTCAGCTGCACATCTAGCTGGCGCTAATAAGTGAAAATGTAACATTAGCTTGAACAGTTTAGGTTAGAGTAATCATGTCATGACACATATTTGTCAAGTACTTTCTCCTTGTATTCATGAGAGAAATAGTCACTCTACGATAAGCTATGAAATGGTCTTTTGTTAAAAAGCTTTCTTAAACGCAAGAAGACTTTAAACATGCGTATGCAACATCAAATGAGGAAATTATATTGCAGCAATTAGCTTACAGTTTTTTTGCTCATTCACTACACTTACAGGATGTGCTTAGCTAAGTTGTTTCAGGACGCGTTCAAATAGGACTGTCCCACGACTTGTTTATTGCAGTATTCTGAAGCAGTACTGAGTTCAAAATATCCCAAATTATGTGCGACAGTCTAGGTCGAAAAGTATATAATTGATTTGCAAGCAACATAGATAGAACCTTCTCCCCAGACGCAATCGTAAAACGTGTAGGCAGCTTCCACTTCAACTGTATATCGCCCAATTTACAAAGAGATAAAATTATATAAGGTGATTTGATAGAGAAATTGAATAATAACGCTTTCAAGTTCCACAAAATGTTTTCATGGTCATTTATAGTGAAAATATGCGATTTGGAGATTTTATTATCTTCCTTTAAAGTCTCTTTGAACTACAGAGGCTTCCTATGTCTGACACATTAGCTTAGTAGACGAACAACGTTTCTATCATTGCATCTCACTATTGCCCTCTAATTGCGCAGTAAATCTTAGCGTTTATTCTACAAGCGAGTTCGAAAGCTTCGCATGGTATAATATTCCAGACTCAAAAATACTTTTTCTTTGTTACAGTGAATGAAGTATAATTTAACAGCTCTTACCTCAGAGAAGTTTTTGCCATACTTCGTAATCTGATACAACGATGGCCTAAGCACCTGCATGGTGGAGTAGAAACACCTTTAGCTCGAATCGCCTTACAACAGTTTTACAACTTATAGATCAGCAACATGAGTGAATGCAGTTGTTACCTAAATTACACAGAACTGCCTGGTTTTTTGAAACCAGCCTAAagtatgacatttttttttattgtcaggTGAATCGTCGCAAATGAAACATGCACCGTTTTGAACTAACAGAGTATCGAAAGTACTATCATGCAAAAAAATAGTGAGGCAACACAAGTGCTAGACGTTTGCACTCCTCACGTAAATGTTATCTTATGTGCAGGAATTTCGGTCACAAATACAATGGACGAAGAACTGTACAAGGACTTTGATGGACTGCGATTGTTAGATTTCTGCAACCAGGAATTGCTCTGCTCGGCAAAAAATTACAAACCTCGACGTGGAGACGTTATCTTGGTTTCATATCCCAGGAGTGGCAGCAACTGGACACAATTCATAATTTGGAACATAATCACAAGAGGCCAGCAACCTAAAGATATTGTTGAACTGGAGCGGATGTCACCGTTTCTTGAAGTAACGGGGGCCGCAGCAGCAGAAAACCCATGCAGGATAGGCCCCATAGCAACTCACTTTCCGTACAAAATCTTTCCGCCGGTCGACCGGGCCAAGTACGTCGACGTGGCCCGAAATCCCTATGATTGTGCCGTCTCCGTGCACCACTTCCTGAAAGGCCTGACTCCAAAGAAATACGAGGATGTTTCTTTTGACAAGTTTCTCTCCCTTTTTGTCTCAGGAAAGGTAATCTTTTGAGTTTGGCTCAGTCACTTCTTGAACTGTATAGACACATAGAGGCAATACGTTTCTCTATTTAACGCATTATGTGGTGGTTTGTTGTTCTAAAGAACTTGAAAACTTGAAAACCACTGGCCGTGAGATATAGCCATCAAAAAAGCATGATTTTATGTTCAGTAAGATAACCAATTAATATTTTTTGGAATAAGTAAAGGCCAAAGCTTGAATTTTAAGAGCACGACAGCGCATAACAAGTCATACAAAACGAAAAATCGGTGCTGGCCTCAATCAATGTGAACTGAAACTGACGAAAGTGCGCTCACGCTAAAATTATTATAAtgttatttagtttttttttgcagacaaCCTAAATTTTTGCCCGCTTTGCTTTGGCTCCCAATCACAAGCAAAGTGTCTTACAAAATAGCCAAATTCAATTATTCATACAGACGAATAATATGAATATACTCACAAATCGTACCACGCTAGGCTGACAGCTTAAACATAGTGAAACCCAGCTCAATTCTGAAAAAAATATGcatgacctttttttttgttttgacgtCTACATCTTTTATAAAGATTTTCATCACATGTGAACACGTTTTATTACGTAATTCAGCAGAAATATAAAGCATGGTTTATTCGGCACTTCCCATTTTTCGTGGCTGTATGTACTGAAAAGCAGTTTTGGATAATCATGGCTATTTTTCAACTAAAGAAGAAGCCTTTTAGAATAAATCTTTCGCGAAAATTTTAAGCAATTTGAGTTTTTAAAGATAGTATCGAGGTTTGCAAAGATAAACGAGTTCGCGTGATCTGAACAGAGAATTACCTAAAAACTAATACAAGCCGAACAGTGCCAGTAGCCTCCGCGTATTATTGGGAAATTGAGAAAAGTTGAGAAGCAACATGCACTCAGAGAGAAACCTTCGCCATTGCATGCGCAGCCTGAGTGACTTGTGGAATTCATGCCACCTACTGCCTTGCATATTACATTTAGCGCGAATGCTGGAGACTCTACAATAGAACAGTCTTAGGCTGTTCACATAGTTCCTAGTGTTTTGGAAGAACCAACGGCGCTAGCAGGCAGTCTTCTGTGAAGTACATATTCCtatgataatttttttttgctgttgaacCAAATATTGTAAGATTTCACCTATTTACGTTGTCCAACATGAAAAGAAATTACACTTGCTTATTGAATATGATGTGCTGTTGCGACTTTTGATTTTCGCAATTGTACTGACGTCTATGCTTCAACAGACACGCAACGTTTACTTTCGATAATAACAACACCAGTGCGACAGTTCATAAACGTGTAAGGCAGCTCGACCGGCACAAAATTCAAGCACACGTAATTACGAGCTCAATTTCAGAAAACCAGACATATACCAGCTTCATCAGAACCGGTGAATCAAGAATGTGGCAGAATAACTGCACAGCCTGTATCCTCATCTGCTCGCCGTCAGATTTTTGTGAAAGGCATGAGATGTGAAGTGATGTGGAACGAAAAGGGTGACGAATGAAGTAAAACATTTATGTTTCAATATTTTCAGGCATTTTATGGGGACTACTTCGACCATGTACTTCCCTGGTACGAACACCGCCACCAGCCCAACATACTGTTCATCACCTATGAGCAGCTCCAGGCTGACACCGAAAGAATGGTTCTGAAGATCGCACATTTTCTTGGTCCGGAATACGCTGCAACTTGTAGGGATGAAACTCTTCTTCAGAAAATACTAAAGAACTGCAGTATGGAGAGCATGAGGGGTATTTTAACAGAGAACGTGAGCGCGCGGATGAAAAAAGTTGCTGAGAAAGTTTCACAGAAGTACCTTCAGAGGCTTGACGCGACTGAGAAGACACCTGATGTGAACTCAGAGATGCACGAGGGCGGTCAATTTGTTCGGAAAGGATTAGTGGGCGAGTGGAAAGAATACTTTACAAGTGAACAGATTGCTCGCACGAAGAAGTGGGTCACTGAAAGGACTCGGGGAAGCGATGTCATGTCACTTTGGGATGACCTCCGTCTGCCTTAGATAATCACCCACAGCAACCATAAAACGGAGAAAGCCAACCTAGCATGAACACAGTAGTTGATTTGCTCAGTGAACACTTCAGGCTGAGTAGCTTGTCAGAACGCTAGGGCTCCAATGGCTCCAGAACTTCTCATGCAAGTAACAGCCTTATCGCTGTCGCGCAGCCTCAACATATGCAGAAAATTACTTTCCTAAATTCCAAAACTACATCGTTTGACGCTGAATATTCACGCTACAGTTCAGTAGAATAGAGCTTCTCAATTAATCACCACATTTGCTAAACAAAAGTGCTACCTTTGAATTAGACTCCACCTACATGCCCCACATGCAAATTCCTATTAGCTTCGCACGTATACCATCATAGCGTACGTGATGCGATCACAATACATACACCGAGGTTTCTCCATTGCTTTACACAGTATAAATTTCACTTAGGTGTGCAAAGAAATAATATAAATCTTAAATACTTTTTCACTACTCAATATCTGGCACTTACCACGCTCCCTCGATGAGGAGATAAGTGTAAACATTACAAGCATCTATATTACTGCTAAAATTCAAATTTAAATTCAAATTAACCAATCGAGAATGACTGTATTTCTTTGAGTAACGACACTGTCGCATTTCATACCAATTAGTCTGCACCTGGTTGCCCGCAAACCCCTAATATTACAGAGATACAACTCACCGATCACTGAACTATATGGCTGCATGCTTGCTGCATTACAAAATACATGCGTTGTACGCTGAACAAGTATGCCTCACAGAACGTGTTTTTTTATAAAACTTTTCATTCTACATCTCTGCAATAATTATGGTGTTTTCTTTTTAACTCAAGGTGGCCTAGGAGCATTGGAAACCCACTTAAAGCAACTGCAGGGCTAAATTCCCAAGTAGTCAAAGCTCAAGCACTCTGCTATATAAATGGCGCAATATActtttggttattttttaaagaaaCTACAAGAACGTCACGTCACTGGCGCAACGACTGTGGATTCGCTAAGGTGAAGTCGTTGTGAAAGTGGCATAGCGCGCTTATTTCCTCACCAGGAAAGACAGATGATCTCTCTAAGGACCTCAAGAAAAAAATCGTGTCTTAAGTGTTGTTTTTATATGTGCGGTGTAGTCAATGACTCCACGGTAAGTCTCATTTATAGACGTTGAAGTAATTTAATTCACTTGAATTCCCACTAACTGCTCTCAACATCGCGTGCCTGGTGCAATATCAATTTGGCCAAATACCAACTCCATAGGCTTGGAAATTCAATACACCTGCCGTACTACAAAGCACTACACGTTTCGTCGCAAGACTCAAATATTCGGCTTTAACGCCATTCTACTTTAGTCACAAGGTGATCGAGTCCGAACGCAAAATAGACCAACTTGGGGCATGTCCGCGGGCGAGAGTGATCACCCCTCTCCCCATCATGTATGCATTGTAATTGCATTGGCGCGTTCGCAAGTAGATCACCAAAATTCGACTCATTTTTAGTGCCAGCACAGCCGATTACACGCAGAGTTTGCTCGTTTTGTTGGAACTATAGGTTTAATTCTGACAAAGGCACTGCTGCCTCCACGGTGCGGCTTCAGACAGAACTATCGCTTACTGTTTTGCCGATAGCTCACTAGAGGGCAAATAAATACCACAAAAGTGGGTCGTTTCTGTACAGGTTGAAACTGCGCGCATATTTCGGATCTCAACAATGAGTGCCAGGAAAAACCATACGCGAAATGTTTGTGCAGCTAACCCGCATACGCAGCGACGAAACGATAAATTAAAAGCCGTTTAAGTATGGACGTGTGGATGGGTGATCTCGTAGAAGCCTGCATAATTTGGTACATCCATGCCAAAGTTGTCATTGCAGGAGGTTTGTGTATGATAGGCATAACATACAAATAACGATGTGAGTACCCTGGCACGCTTGCAGAGTACGTGAATAAGCCTTTTCTCAGATTCATGTGAGACACGTACGGTGAACCGCACGTCACGGGCCATGGTGTCACAATATGTGCCGCCGCTGATTCGCAGCCTATAATAATACCTTCCTCATAGGAATTGCATTTTTT
Coding sequences within:
- the LOC142764994 gene encoding sulfotransferase ssu-1-like produces the protein MDEELYKDFDGLRLLDFCNQELLCSAKNYKPRRGDVILVSYPRSGSNWTQFIIWNIITRGQQPKDIVELERMSPFLEVTGAAAAENPCRIGPIATHFPYKIFPPVDRAKYVDVARNPYDCAVSVHHFLKGLTPKKYEDVSFDKFLSLFVSGKAFYGDYFDHVLPWYEHRHQPNILFITYEQLQADTERMVLKIAHFLGPEYAATCRDETLLQKILKNCSMESMRGILTENVSARMKKVAEKVSQKYLQRLDATEKTPDVNSEMHEGGQFVRKGLVGEWKEYFTSEQIARTKKWVTERTRGSDVMSLWDDLRLP